The following proteins come from a genomic window of Lolium rigidum isolate FL_2022 chromosome 5, APGP_CSIRO_Lrig_0.1, whole genome shotgun sequence:
- the LOC124653554 gene encoding carotenoid 9,10(9',10')-cleavage dioxygenase-like isoform X1, with the protein MGEAAATAVEDIKKGTAVVVPAPRPSKGVASWAVDLLERLVVRLGHDKTKPLHWLSGNFAPVQDETPPAAGLPVRGHLPECLNGEFVRVGPNPKFVPVAGYHWFDGDGMIHAMRIKDGKATYVSRYVKTSRLKQEEYFGGAKFMKIGDLKGFFGLFMVQMQELRKKLKVLDATYGIGTANTAFVYHHGKLMALSEADKPYVVKVLEDGDLQTLGLLDYDKRLKHSFTAHPKVDPFTDEMFTFGYSHEPPYCTYRVITKDGVMLDPVPITIPESVMMHDFAITENYSIFMDLPLMFRPKEMVKNGEFIYKFDATKKARFGILQRYEKDEKSIRWFELPNCFIFHNANAWEEGDEVVLITCRVENPDLDKVNGEQNEKLENFGNELYEMRFNMKTGAASQKQLSVSAVDFPRINESYTGRKQRYVYCTILDSIAKVTAVIKFDLHAEPDSSKKQLEVGGNVRGIYDLGPGRFGSEAVFVPKVPGVSGEEDDGYLILFVHDENTGKSEVHVIDAKTMSADPVAVVELPTRVPYGFHAFFVNEEQLGLQEV; encoded by the exons ATGGGAGAAGCGGCGGCGACTGCGGTGGAGGATATCAAGAAGgggacggcggtggtggtgccGGCGCCGCGGCCGAGCAAGGGGGTGGCTTCCTGGGCGGTGGACCTgctggagcgcctcgtcgtccgcCTCGGCCACGACAAGACCAAGCCGCTCCACTGGCTCTCCGGCAACTTCGCCCCCGTCCAGGACGAGACCCCGCCCGCCGCAGGACTCCCCGTCCGCGGACACCTCCCG GAGTGCTTGAACGGAGAGTTTGTCAGGGTGGGGCCTAACCCAAAGTTTGTCCCCGTGGCTGGATATCATTG GTTTGATGGAGACGG AATGATCCATGCAATGCGTATTAAAGATGGGAAAGCTACATATGTATCAAGATACGTGAAGACTTCTCGCCTCAAGCAAGAAGAGTATTTTGGTGGAGCAAAGTTTATGAAG ATTGGAGATCTAAAGGGCTTTTTTGGATTGTTTATGGTCCAAATGCAAGAGCTTAGGAAAAAACTTAAAGTATTGGATGCTACTTATGGAATTGGAACAG CTAATACTGCATTTGTATATCATCATGGCAAACTCATGGCCCTGTCAGAAGCAGATAAACCCT ACGTTGTTAAGGTCCTTGAAGATGGAGACCTGCAAACTCTTGGGTTGTTAGATTATGACAAAAGATTGAAACATTCGTTCACTGCTCACCCAAAGGTTGATCCATTTACAG ATGAAATGTTCACCTTTGGGTACTCACATGAACCTCCTTATTGTACATACCGGGTCATCACCAAAGATGGAGTCATGCTTGATCCTGTGCCAATAACAATACCGGAATCTGTAATGATGCATGACTTTGCCATCACAGAGAATTATTCCATATTCATGGACCTCCCTTTGATGTTTCGACCAAAG GAAATGGTGAAGAATGGTGAATTTATCTACAAGTTTGATGCTACAAAGAAAGCTCGTTTCGGTATACTCCAACGCTATGAAAAGGATGAAAAAAGTATCAGATGGTTTGAACTCCCGAATTGCTTCATATTCCACAATG CTAATGCTTGGGAAGAGGGTGATGAGGTTGTTCTCATTACCTGCCGCGTTGAGAACCCAGATTTGGACAAGGTGAACGGTGAACAGAACGAGAAGCTTGAGAACTTTGGGAATGAGCT TTATGAGATGAGATTCAACATGAAAACCGGTGCTGCTTCACAGAAACAACTCTCTGTTTCCGCCGTAGACTTTCCTCGAATTAATGAAAGTTATACTGGCAG GAAGCAGCGCTATGTGTACTGCACGATCCTTGACAGCATAGCGAAGGTGACTGCTGTCATAAAGTTTGACCTTCATGCCGAGCCAGACAGCAGCAAGAAGCAGCTTGAGGTGGGAGGCAACGTGAGAGGCATATACGACCTGGGTCCTGGGAGGTTCGGTTCGGAGGCGGTGTTCGTTCCCAAGGTGCCGGGTGTGtctggtgaagaagatgatgggTACCTGATACTTTTTGTGCATGATGAGAACACAGG GAAATCTGAAGTACATGTGATTGACGCCAAGACAATGTCTGCTGATCCGGTGGCAGTTGTCGAGCTGCCGACCCGGGTTCCTTATGGGTTCCACGCCTTCTTCGTCAACGAG GAACAACTGGGACTACAGGAAGTGTAA
- the LOC124653554 gene encoding carotenoid 9,10(9',10')-cleavage dioxygenase-like isoform X2: MGEAAATAVEDIKKGTAVVVPAPRPSKGVASWAVDLLERLVVRLGHDKTKPLHWLSGNFAPVQDETPPAAGLPVRGHLPECLNGEFVRVGPNPKFVPVAGYHWFDGDGMIHAMRIKDGKATYVSRYVKTSRLKQEEYFGGAKFMKIGDLKGFFGLFMVQMQELRKKLKVLDATYGIGTANTAFVYHHGKLMALSEADKPYVVKVLEDGDLQTLGLLDYDKRLKHSFTAHPKVDPFTDEMFTFGYSHEPPYCTYRVITKDGVMLDPVPITIPESVMMHDFAITENYSIFMDLPLMFRPKEMVKNGEFIYKFDATKKARFGILQRYEKDEKSIRWFELPNCFIFHNANAWEEGDEVVLITCRVENPDLDKVNGEQNEKLENFGNELYEMRFNMKTGAASQKQLSVSAVDFPRINESYTGRKQRYVYCTILDSIAKVTAVIKFDLHAEPDSSKKQLEVGGNVRGIYDLGPGRFGSEAVFVPKVPGVSGEEDDGYLILFVHDENTGKSEVHVIDAKTMSADPVAVVELPTRVPYGFHAFFVNEEQLGLQDV; this comes from the exons ATGGGAGAAGCGGCGGCGACTGCGGTGGAGGATATCAAGAAGgggacggcggtggtggtgccGGCGCCGCGGCCGAGCAAGGGGGTGGCTTCCTGGGCGGTGGACCTgctggagcgcctcgtcgtccgcCTCGGCCACGACAAGACCAAGCCGCTCCACTGGCTCTCCGGCAACTTCGCCCCCGTCCAGGACGAGACCCCGCCCGCCGCAGGACTCCCCGTCCGCGGACACCTCCCG GAGTGCTTGAACGGAGAGTTTGTCAGGGTGGGGCCTAACCCAAAGTTTGTCCCCGTGGCTGGATATCATTG GTTTGATGGAGACGG AATGATCCATGCAATGCGTATTAAAGATGGGAAAGCTACATATGTATCAAGATACGTGAAGACTTCTCGCCTCAAGCAAGAAGAGTATTTTGGTGGAGCAAAGTTTATGAAG ATTGGAGATCTAAAGGGCTTTTTTGGATTGTTTATGGTCCAAATGCAAGAGCTTAGGAAAAAACTTAAAGTATTGGATGCTACTTATGGAATTGGAACAG CTAATACTGCATTTGTATATCATCATGGCAAACTCATGGCCCTGTCAGAAGCAGATAAACCCT ACGTTGTTAAGGTCCTTGAAGATGGAGACCTGCAAACTCTTGGGTTGTTAGATTATGACAAAAGATTGAAACATTCGTTCACTGCTCACCCAAAGGTTGATCCATTTACAG ATGAAATGTTCACCTTTGGGTACTCACATGAACCTCCTTATTGTACATACCGGGTCATCACCAAAGATGGAGTCATGCTTGATCCTGTGCCAATAACAATACCGGAATCTGTAATGATGCATGACTTTGCCATCACAGAGAATTATTCCATATTCATGGACCTCCCTTTGATGTTTCGACCAAAG GAAATGGTGAAGAATGGTGAATTTATCTACAAGTTTGATGCTACAAAGAAAGCTCGTTTCGGTATACTCCAACGCTATGAAAAGGATGAAAAAAGTATCAGATGGTTTGAACTCCCGAATTGCTTCATATTCCACAATG CTAATGCTTGGGAAGAGGGTGATGAGGTTGTTCTCATTACCTGCCGCGTTGAGAACCCAGATTTGGACAAGGTGAACGGTGAACAGAACGAGAAGCTTGAGAACTTTGGGAATGAGCT TTATGAGATGAGATTCAACATGAAAACCGGTGCTGCTTCACAGAAACAACTCTCTGTTTCCGCCGTAGACTTTCCTCGAATTAATGAAAGTTATACTGGCAG GAAGCAGCGCTATGTGTACTGCACGATCCTTGACAGCATAGCGAAGGTGACTGCTGTCATAAAGTTTGACCTTCATGCCGAGCCAGACAGCAGCAAGAAGCAGCTTGAGGTGGGAGGCAACGTGAGAGGCATATACGACCTGGGTCCTGGGAGGTTCGGTTCGGAGGCGGTGTTCGTTCCCAAGGTGCCGGGTGTGtctggtgaagaagatgatgggTACCTGATACTTTTTGTGCATGATGAGAACACAGG GAAATCTGAAGTACATGTGATTGACGCCAAGACAATGTCTGCTGATCCGGTGGCAGTTGTCGAGCTGCCGACCCGGGTTCCTTATGGGTTCCACGCCTTCTTCGTCAACGAG